In the Deferribacter desulfuricans SSM1 genome, AAAGCTTAATCTTTTAGTCTCATAAACTAACAACTCATTTTCACATTTAGTAAATAGAAGCTCATGAAATTTATCACCAATATCAATCAATACAGAGTTATCATCAGCTTTAGCTGCCCGGTACATCTGTTTTACATAATCATCTAAAATATCCAAGTCTTCATCGCTGATTTTAAACATAGCATCAGCAACAGCATAACCTTCTAAAACTCCTCTTGTTGTATAAATATTTATTATCTCTTTTGGAGTAAGTTTTCTAAGAAATGTTCCTTTATGAGGCTTATACTCTAAAATCCTTTCAGCTATAAGTTCTCTAAAAGCTTCCCTTACTGGTGCTCTACTGATATTTAACATAGCAGCAATACTGCTTTCTCTTATCTGGTCACCTGGGTTGAACTCTCTTTTTAGTATCATTTCAAAAATAAACTTTTTAACTTTATCTTTGTATGTTTCCCTGTCAAACATACAACCACCTTTCGCCGACAGTCGATTGTCGACAATATCTATGGTATTTAAAAAAAAATGTCAACAATTTTTTAATTTAAATTTATATCTTTTTGTGATTTCTCTCTCATTTGACTAAAGACAATATCAAGCTATACGCAAAAATAGAAAACTTACATTATTTATCCACAAATGAGAGGAACTATTTTGTCTAATGGCAAAGGCTTGGAAAAATAATACCCTTGCACATAATCACAACCTAATGATTTTAGTATCTCAAACTGCTCTTTTGTTTCAACACCTTCTGCAATCGTTTTTAAGCCTAAATTTTGAGCAAGTTGAATAATTGTTTTTACTATTGCTTTTGTTCTAAAGCAGCTTTCCAGCTTTTGAGTGAAAGACATATCAATTTTAATAATATCTGCAGGTATTCTTTCCATATAACTTAAAGAAGAATAACCTGTGCCAAAATCATCAATTTCTATTTTAAAACCACTTTCTTTTACTTTGTTTAAAATATTTATTATCTTTTCATTATCCTCAGCAAAAACTCGCTCTGTAATTTCAATATTTATATTATTTCTCATATGTTCTGGTATAATTTTAACGTATTTTTCTATTAAGCCTTTTTTAAACGAATTTACAC is a window encoding:
- a CDS encoding GntR family transcriptional regulator — translated: MFDRETYKDKVKKFIFEMILKREFNPGDQIRESSIAAMLNISRAPVREAFRELIAERILEYKPHKGTFLRKLTPKEIINIYTTRGVLEGYAVADAMFKISDEDLDILDDYVKQMYRAAKADDNSVLIDIGDKFHELLFTKCENELLVYETKRLSFRSHVLFSQNWGVIYTPNEIKKRHIKIINSIKSDNKKLVEEVIREHYLETGQKIALRAQ